Sequence from the Cervus elaphus chromosome 19, mCerEla1.1, whole genome shotgun sequence genome:
TTCAGGAAGTTTTAAATAGACAATCAGATGAACTCAGACTGCAAGTACACAGATTGAGCAAGTGGGACCCATATCAATAGGTAACAAAAGTTTTAACCTGTGAGTTAATTAATATGGTATCACCATTTGGTCATATGTATAATCAGCCATGATAGTGTTGCCTAGTACATGTTTAATTATGATAACTGCCTTTTAACCACCTACAAAaagtttaataatattaaatcatttttattaacATGTTTAAGACAACATAATTCTTACAGTCTGTGTGCCTCTAAATTATCTTGTTACTAGAATCATTTTCAAACTGGTGGAGATACTCTTCATATATATAAGGCAATTTTGCACATGGCTACAAGTGCTTGCTTCAACAGGATTTTGGAATAAACTGCTGAACTACATGGTAATCCTCACTCCTATTTTTGCAAATGACTGTCCCTTTAAAATTGTCTTGCCTTACCTCAAAGAGCTGTTCTTTATATCACTTCTTAAATAGTCCACAAACATTAACATCAAAAGTCCACAGAAATcctgttatatgtatataaatatacattcatGCCTGCCGTCTACAgcagtctggtttttttttttttttttggtcctataTCTTGATCTTCCTTTTTCCATTCTATTCTCTTTTTAGTATCTTAAAACATTTACTTCCTTATGGCTGATGTACTTATTAGCACATCCACAATATAAATGTGGAAtataaattccacatatataaaTGGAAATTTACAAGTAAAATTTGGGAGTATTTAGGATTACAGGTGATCAAAAGTTAACAGATCTAGCTCAATAGTAACTGACACAGTTTACTAAGTCACAAAACACAATGCACCTCTATATTAGAAAAACTCCATGACTTCACTATCAAGCAAGACTTAACAATCTTCTATTGTCAATCATTTAGATTATTTGTAAGAGAAAATCCAAGAGGAAAAGTATCTTTGTTTAAATTTAAGGGGGCTCATTCTAGTAATAAACACATTATATCACTGACAAGCAGAGAAATTGCTTAGTATTTTCCTCTGACTCCTTTAAGAACTGCTCTTGGAATTTTCTTTTGGCTTTAAAGTGGGGATCACTTTGATCTAGGTATCCTTTGAAGTAAAACCACTTAGAAACCAGTATTTTGTCCTAGTGGGAGGAAATGGTACAGAAGATCAAAAAGCTtgaatgtttactttttaaatttttgaagacaCAGAgctaacatcagttcagtttttATATGAACATAAATTCATAAAGCAACCTTACATTGTGTGTTACAATGTAACAAATAGATTTGTTAGATTTTATACTTCTTTCAAAATCATAATGCCATCACACACTATGTGTCCTTCCTAGATACATACTGATGGAAACACTGGGAAATTTTCTTAAGATGCAAAGACAGTCCAAAAGTTCATCAGAGTGCACCCTACAAACTCAGCTCTAGAAGATGAAATCAGTAGGAAAGCCTAACTATTTAGAATGCTAAGTATCATTTGATCATatccaactttaaaaaataagaacaattcATGTGATTACTGCTATCTACCTGTTAATATAATACGAGTTTCTTAAGTATGTCTCAAATTTCAGAGTGAGATTACCTGGCCTTTAGATTATGTCCCCTTTAAAGGACTCAACATAAGCACTTACTTAAATTAATAACATGGCAGAGTATGAGGCAGAAACTATTGATACTCACATGGACTCCCCTCAGCGATACCTACGTctgacagcattttttttttttaactttttgttttgtattggggtatagccaattatgttgtgatagtttcaggcgaacagcaaagtggactcagccacacatatatgtatccattctcccccaaacttccatccaggctgccacataacactgagctaTAGAGTAGGTCCCTGTTGTCAACATTCTTAAACAGTAAGCAACCAGGATCTCTTTCAGATCAAAAAGAAAGCCGGAGTTTAAGGAGATCTTTAAACATCAGTACACACACGTATGGTCTCACTTCCATGTATTACTGTGCCTGTTCCTCCACTACAGAACACAAAAATGCAATACttctatataaaattaaaaatgtaattctgaaaaaatgcaaacatacaTTCTAACATGATAGGTTGCTGTAATGTGTACATTTCTGtctacacaaagaaaataaagaattagaCAATACAAGCAAGAATTCATCAAGGTTGAATGAGCTCAACTCCTCAGATCGATACACTGGTCCTGATCTCAGCAAGCACCTTTACCTTGGTTtcaccttttttattttgtagtttacTGAAAGCTGCTTTTTTGTATATAATAATCTCAATAGAAAAATCTTCACCTGCAAATATAAGGTAAATTCTTTTTCACAGCTATAGGCTGTAGTACTGATTTCTCCAGGTATCAGTGGAGAATGGTAAATTTGCATGTATTGTTAATTCCAGATTCTAAGAAAACTGTCCCAAGACCCTGTTGCCACAGCCATGCCATCATCAGTTACACCTAAACAGCTGACACGGTTGTCATGACCAGCAAGAACACCTGAAAGACAAAAGTTCAGTAAAAAGTTAGCAATGGGCAAGTTTTAGGATTAAACAAGGGTATGCAGAAAGATCTCAGAAGGGTACTTATGGGcaggaatataaaataaaatttctttatattaCATGAATTTCTGACATACGCATcgtgtttttcatttttgaaaaatgtatgaCTCCTTATATTCAAAATCGTCTCTTCAAAAATATGTAGTCTTTTATGTCACTAATAAGTTTATGATACTTCTGAATTTTGCTAATAAGCTgttacaacaaaaacaaaattttaaatgaaattcaatGAACTTttaccaccaccacaacaaaaacaTAAGAATACACCACCAAAAATACCAACATAATTTACTCTATTCCTTTAACCACTAACACTGGAATGTTTTGGTCATAACTCTGTGAAACCATCAAACTCATATCTAGTTTTAGTTTCTTTTGAATTATTAAGCTTATCTGATCTTTGGACCACCAGACAGGATAAAATTAAATATCCCAAACTGGGAGGAAAATGAGAGAGATGtagagatttaaaagaaaaatgggacTATATCAAGTTCTCAGTAAGAATCTTTCTTTAATATAGTGTTTGAGTTTGCAATATCTCTCACATGTAATTAAGCATATCATTTGCACCCAATCTCGGGCACAGAAGGTATTCTTGTGTAACTCTTTAATATTCTCTGCAGTACCTTCTGTATAGCAATGTTTGGAAAAAGGCAAATTTACCATTATGGCTTGAAATTACAAAAAATGACCATTGTGACTAAATACTCCAAATCATATTGGACAGAAGAATGAATTAGCAATTCATGTCACAATTCAATTTTAAGGTGAAAGTAGCCAGTTGAGTCAACCTGAAACCCAACAGCTATCAGCAAAGCAAAACTAAATCTCAAGCAGatgttaaaaaatatgaaaaacacatttctattttgttatgGATACTGATTCAATCCAGGCAAAACACCTAATACCTCAAAAAAGGAATCAGCTAAACCATGAACTCTGCTGCCGTCTCTTAAGAGAGGTTGTAGAAAATTGTCCCTGGTGATGCTGACACTGCCTCTACTTCAGAAACCTCAAAACTGTACAGGAATTTAATAAAAGGGTAAGAACACAAGGACAGCAAGGATATGAGAGAAATGGCAACAAAAGTTTGTGAGCTATATGCTGATTATTAATGGACCCCAAAATGCTGAGTTCAAAGCAAATGGTCTGAtaagccaacaacaacaaaagtgattGCAAGAAGCTCCAAAGGGGTCAGAAACTAATGGAACCAGGTATCTCCGGAACCACACACGGGCCAAGATGGGGTAAACTAAGACTGCATTACAAAACATCTGGGCATCGATTAGACTCTCCAGGTCTCTACCTTTACTCCGCAGATGATTTATCATCCTGCCCAGAACACAAGACTAGAGACGTGCTAGAGAGAGAACAAGAGGGTCTCAACTGGAAGAAAACAGGCACAGTTGAGATCAGTGCAACTACTGAAAGCTGGAGAATAAGCAAAGTTTACTTCCTAATTGTTTTGCACTCCAGCTTTCTTCCTGAAATCAGCCCCCAAACTGTCAGTCAACTTAGAGATTCCAGGTAGAAAAGTGGAAAAATCCACCTCAGAGAACACAGCAGGCCCAAGAGAGAAAAGGATATAAGACATCAGAAATTCCCCAATGAAAGCCTGGCCAGATCACTGTTCAGTGAGGCCTACTGTCAGCACACCTAAGAATGCAGAAGGCTTTCAGACAGTTTTAATGCCTTACTCTTAAGGATAAATAAGAGGCTAAAAATCATGAATTTCAAGGAAATACATTAATACaggagactgaaaaaaataaGGGGGAGAAAAGGCAACTTGGAAACCAAAAGATTATGCTTAAAGAAAACTTCAAGAAAGGCTTTTGTTAATGACCCTACAAAAACAAAAGACTTTTATTCATGGAAAAAAGaatgcccttaaaaaaaaaatctcaaaaagatGGTagcaaaaatggaaaaccaaGGCTTGACAGAGAGTTCATGGAAAGAAAAGGCAAGGATTTCTCCCAgaacatacaggaaaaaaaagacagatggaAAATAGGAGAGAAACTAAGTCAAAGGAAAGTCCAAGAAGTCCAACATCAGAATAATGGGAGTCCTACAAAGAGAATGATGATGGACAAAAAATGTGCAACTGATGAAATGAGCCCCCTAAAACTTCCCAGTGCTAGAGGGTATATGTTTTAAGATCTAAAAGGTCCACCGAATACTCAGAATGATAGACTGAAATGAATCTACCCCCAGACATAGCAAAACTTGAAGAAAGTTTGAAGAGTAATGAGAAGCACATCAAAAGTAAGAATGTGAGCCAAAAATTAAGAGGCCCAATAATTTGACCCTAGAGAATATTAAGAAGCTGCATCACAAAagaagtcatatatatatgtcactGCTCAGCAGTAAgtactgttttaaaaattcataaatgtgTAATCAACACTGACTGATGTTCTAAACAGAATTCACTACATGGGAAAAATTGGAAGATGGAAGCTGTGGTAGGAGGAAGGATGTTAAAGCCAAACCTCAAGAGATAATGCCTgaaagttaagagaaaaaaaaaaaaccaatacagGTATGTTATTTAAAGATAcggaaataaatacttaaaagtaGCTACCTTTCGGAGCAGAAAATATGGGCTGAGGTCAGAAGACTGCTGTGTTCCAGTAATAACCTATGTAAACCTAGCTGATTCTTTGCATATAAGTTTGATTCTAAAAACATTTAAGTCACTCTGTAATTTGTTATTAATGAGAGTCCCCAGTACAACTTATAATCCTGTCAGATTATAAGCAAACTGTAATCTGCAAGATCACAGTAAACTATATTCACTATTCATCTTTATGTCAAAACTTACCAAACATGAAAATATAGAATCAGATATTACTCtttagaaaatagaaacataaatgtGGTTTATGAACTATAACTGAACTCAAAGGTTAACAACAGCCAGGAATGAAAACTGCCAGGTTGCCATTCCCCAGGGTGTCCAGGAGACCTCAAAAACAACTGACAGGAGACTTCATGTTTCCCAGCAAAATCAAAAACTAACGTGTACCAATTTACTGACCTGCACGATCTCCTTTGAGTGTGTCCCATACATTACAATTGAAGTCATCATAGCCAGCTAACAGGAGACGCCCACTTTTTGAGAAAGCTACGGAAGTGATCCCACAGATGATATTGTCATGAGAATACAATAATAACTCTTGGTCTGCACGAAGGTCAAAGAGCCGGCAAGTGGCATCATCAGAGCCAGTGGCAAAGGCATATCCATTTGggaaaaactataaagaaaagcaacaaaCACTTATTCCatgaaagttaaagaaaattatGTAAGGCAGTGTAATGATGGACGCTGGGgtaaaacagttcagttcagtagctcagttgtgtctgattctttgtgacccccagggactgcagcatgccaggcttccctgtccatcaccaacttccagagcttgctcaaactcctgtccatcgagtcagtgatgtcatccaaccatcttatcctctattttccccttctcctcctgccttcaatctttcccagcatcacggtcttttccaatgagtcagttcttcacatcaggtggccaaaatattggaatttcagcttcagtatcagtccttccaatgaatattcaggactgatttcctttaggacagactggatagatctccttgtagtccaaaggactctcaggagtggGTAAGACAGACCTAGATTCAATTTCAACTTGGCTTTGGATCAGGTGAGTGATTTTAGGCACTGAAGATCCCTGAACACTTGGGCCTTgtgcatgctgcatgctaagtcgtttcagtcacgtctgactctttgaaccctatggactgttgtccgccaggcttctctgtccatgggattctccagacaagaatactggagtgggctgccatggcctcctccgggggatctttctgacccagggatcaaacctgcatctcttatgtctcctgccttggcaggcaggttctctaccactagtgcatCCTGGGAAGCcttagtttcagctttagcaggTTGGTTAGGGCAAAGTGGAATAAACATGCAAAGGACCCATAACACATTGTTCAGCACAAGACACATATTCAATAAATCCTGGCTCCGGTCCTCTGCtcttgttgagtcactaagtcatgtctgacttttttgcaaccccttggactgtagcccgccaggctcctctatccatggaatttcccaggaaaatccttccttctccagatcttcccaacccagggatcaaacccacatctcctgctttggcaggtggaaaCTTTACccttgagtcaccagggaagcccctaatcctCCATATGTTTTACTAAAACATTTAAATCAAATATTACCATTTacagtatttatatatgtatgtggacTCAAAGACATGTTCCAAAAACCTCATTATGAGGaataaatagaaacattttataaaagagaacATAAATCATCCAGTTAGGCTAGGTTATAAAGTGAAGCTAGCAGTAGACTAAATGAtctcatgtgtgtgcatgcaaacacacacacacagaaaaaaaaactgcattatTAGTTTGTGAATCTCATTTCTCAGATATTGTGGCACTACTCAACACTTtttacaaagaagaaatcaatttTCTTCAGATATCTACTGGTCATCTGTATTGCTTTTTTAGGACCTGTTGATCTGCAGgaataaaatgaagaataaatttgTTTACTCTGTGGCAAATATAGCTTATCATTTTCCTTCTAatattgtttactttttaaaaaatataaagcaattttTTGGAGGTATCACAGgacctgatttcaaactatactacaaagctacgataatcaaaacagtatgttacTGACACTAAAAGAgatacacagatcaatggaacagaatagccCAGAAATATACCCATAGAAACACAGtcaacaacaaaggaggcaagaatatacaatgaggaaaagacataaatggtgttgggaaaactggccaGCTCCATGCAAAGGCATCAAACTGGATGACTTTCTCATACCATATatagaaataaactcaaatggattaaatacttagATGTATAAATTTGAAACCATAAatctcctagaagataacatagaaagtatgtttttagttctttttttccgcactgtgtggcttgtgggattttagttcccagaccagggatcaaactcaggcccttgccagtgaaagcacggagtcctaaccactgtactgccagggaattcccaggcagtatgctctttgacacaggtcttagcaatattttttttggatctgtcccCTCAGGCAaggaaagcaaaagcaaaaataaacagatgcaaCTAAATCAAACTAGAAAAAGCCTTTGCACATGAAGGAAACtattgagaaaaggaaaaggcagactTCTAGGTGAGAGAGGATACTTGCAAACAGTATATCCAGAACAAGGTTAATACTCAAAACATGCGGACAATCTGCAAAACTCAGTATCAAAAAGCCAAATAACCTGCTTAAAATACAGGCAGGGGAACTAAACAGCCATttttcccaagaagacatacaaacaGCAAAGggacacacgaaaagatgctcgacatcactaatcatcagggaaatgcaaaaataaagatatcttaaaaatctacaaatatttaaaactatagaAGCTACTTCTAAATAACTTCATGGATCAAAGAGATCAAAAGGAAAACTATAAAGAATTTTtcactaaatgaaaatgaatcaaaATTTGTGGAATGTAGCAAAAAACGATGCTTAGAAAGAAACTTATAAATTTAAGTTCCaatattagaaaagagaaaaggtttCAAACCAATGATACCAGCTTCTGccttaagaaatgagaaaaaaaaaaaaaagaaatgagaaacaggAGAGCAAACAAAACCCAtgtaagcagaagaaaagaaataataaagataagagtgAAAAATCAATCAAAGACTCTTTGATGCCAAAaaatggttctttgagaagataagttaaaaaaaaactgatacagttgtgtctgactctttgtgaccccgtggactgtagcccaccaagctcctctgtccatgggattttccaggcaagaatactggagtgagttgccatttccttctccaggggaatcttccccagccaggaatcatatctggatctcctgcattgtaggcggattctttaccaactgagctaccagggaagccctgataaacCTTTAACTAAATGCATTAGTTTGCTAGGCCTCCTGTAACAAAGGATCACAAACTGAatagtttaaacaacagaaatttatcattTCATAGGTCTGGAGggtagaagtctgaaatcaaggtgtctgaGGCCTAAAAAGGGTCTGTTAGGACAATCTCCTTGGTTTATAGATGGGCTATCTTCCTATGTCTCTTCACACTGTTAACACTGTGTGTTTGtcttaaatttcccttttctaaGAGCAagagtcatattggattaagggGGACTCCAATCCAGGATGACTCAACTAATTAATTACATTGACAATAActgttttcaaataaggtcacattctgaggaacTGGgggtttaggacttcaacatgtaaATTTTTAGAGGTATTCAATTCAACGCACAAGACCAATCAGGAAAAAACTAAGAGAGAAATTACTATCATGAATGAGATACCCTATAGATTCCAtagctatcaaaaaaaaaataagggaatattatgaacaactgtaAGCTAATACATCTGAAAACACAGGTTACAGAGCCAAATTTCTTTAAAGGCAAATTACCAAAGCTTACTCAAGCAGAAATGGATAGCTTAAGTAGGTTTAAATCTAATTAGGACATTAAATTTTTAGTTAAATTTCTTCTCACACAAGAAAATTTCCTTGGCCAGACAGAAAATTCAACCAAACAATTAAGGATGAAATCTTATCAATTCCACACAGTGTTAGATTCCCAGCTCCTCCTATGAGTCTAGCATTAAGCTAATACCAAAGTGGGAACAAAATTCctcaagaaatgaaaaatcataTCGTAACTTATCTATATggatgcaaattttaaaattacaacaaataaaaatccaccagtaaataaaaaatgattaggCATTATAGGCAAGTGAGGCTAAATGTAGGGTTAGGTTAATATTTGAAATTCAACTCATGTAAATTCACCATTTAgcagactgaaaaagaaaaaaccacatgatcatctcaatagatgaaaaAGGGGCATTTGATAAACTTCGACACTCATTCTTGATAAATCTGCAGCAaactagaaacagaagagatCATCAAGTTGATAAAGGTGGTGGGATGTGAGATGGACAGGATTGGGATGTACCTGCTCTAAAATTCTACTCTGCAAGCCAGGTTGGCCTAATAGCAGTGGAGGTCACAGAGCCTTTACTTTCTCTGATATTCTCTAGAAGGTGATATAAAAGTGACTGTCGATATAtacatgataaataaaatttatcccAAAAATATCTTCTTGCAAAAGAAGATCAGAGTACATCTTATACATATAAATAGTAGCAATTACAGTACTTTTGGAAAATCTAGTCATCTGTATACATTCTGACATCTGATCTGCATAGTATAATTTACCTAAGTCAAGGAGTATCCCACTTTCTAATACCCCTCCCCTCAATCCTGACTGATAAACCATTTTGATTGTCATTCAAAATGCCTTTTGGCTTTAATTTATACACGTATGTCTATTTACTTTCATATATACGGAGTTATTATCTGGCTTAATCTATTTGTGGCTACAtgtctgaattattttttccttaatatgaAGGAgcttataaataatttatactaTTTACTGAGCATCCATCTCGTTTCATTTAGTTTCCACACCACGGTAGCATTATTCCTACCAAGGAATGTGTGGCTCACAGAGGTTAAGTAGCCCCCCTGGTCTCACACAGCTGATTCCCAGATTACTAAGATTCAATCCAGGGTTTGGCGGATTTCAAAAGCTATGCTCTCTACAGTAAACAGTCACCTCTGTCTTTCTGACTGCTCTCTCTTGGGGTTGTTCCCCTGACTGTGGAGAAACAGGATACTGTTCTCCTCTGAACAGAGCTGATACTCTGGATCCACTTTTTTTGTTCAAGATTATCTTGCCCTGTAAATCTAGAAATTAAACTTATTCCTGTTCCCCTGCAAATGAAGACTTAGGCCTATTAAAacctttccattaaaaaaaaaatcaaacttttatTATTTGGGGATTACATGTTGTTAAGAGCACTTTATTTATGGAATCCTTAAAGGGAATTTGTTGTTAAAATCATACTATGGAGTTCAAGACTTTATACGCACAATAAACTTTCCTTAGAAATGCTGTTCACTTACACTGACAGCATTAATATCCGACACGTGCCCAGTGAAAGACTGTCTGCACATTCCATCTCGAATATCCCATAATTTTGAAGAGGCATCACAAGCACCAGAAACAAAAGTCCTCATGTCAGGACTCAGAGAAAGACTCATCACATCTCCAGAATGCCCAGTGAAGGCAGTGGTCTGCTGGGCAGTTTCAATGTCCCATAAAGCACTATGGTAAAAAACAGACAGAAATAATTAATGACTGTTCTCCCCTCTTACATTAGTTCCTACTACCACGCTCAACCTCAAATTAGTAATCTTCTGGAATAAACTTACCACGTTGTGTCTCCTGAACTTGTAACTATTTGGCTATCATCTAAAAACCGACAGCAGGACAAGTAGCCTAGAGCATAGAGATAACAAATGTTAGGTTATCACTGATTAATTCAGTTACCATACAAAAtagtaatatgtattttaaaaatataatacctGGGCAACAAGTGTTTGTTAGTAAAATCTAtagttctacttttttttttagttctacttTTAATAACTTCCAATTCTATGCTGCCTGCAactttattttaccaacaaaCCCTCTCTTAGGTATTCACTATATCAATGACTCTAAAAGTTACAAACTTGAGTAAAAGACACAGTCCCTTCCACCTACTACAATTACCTAAGAGAAGGATACTCCTTAACACAAATATTATCTATTATCTATAGCAGATTGGGTTAAGTACCTTggagaaatactttaaaaacctCAGTGAAAGCTTCATTAAAAAGgtggattagaaaaaaaaaaagtggatccGAATGCTCAGAATTCACCAGTTGTTCAAAATATGGAAATAGCAGGAGAAATACCATTATAGAGATTTTATAAAAAGCATAGCCAAACAGTACTTCCAAGAATTCAGAGAGGCTGAAACCTGGTAAGTGGCAACAAATTCCTATGAACACTGCTAACCAAATACTATACTGATGAACTATGGTGTGTACACTAATAAAGCAATGCATTATTACACAGTGGAAAAATACTTCATAAATGTAGCTTGATACAAACTTTCAATTACCTAATGAAGCATCCAAATACCATAATTGTTATAGGTTTGCAGAGAATACAGAAAAATCATATTTGCTTTCTGTATTCATTATTGTTTGAATTTTTGCAGTAATTTCTACAAagcaatactatttttaaaagaaaaacagaagtagagtcatcATTTGTATAATTATAAAAAGTCAATGCTTCTCAGATTCACAGTAATTTCCATTCTCACTTGAACATGAATCCTTTGGTCAGTTGAGCCCCTTTTgtccctctttctccttcatcttcaGAGAAGTCAAATTTGGGAGGACAGGACAGTATGTAGCGAAGCTCACCTGTGTGACCCGGTAACTCTCGGCTCACTCTCACATTCCCCTCTCTGGTTTTTAAGTTATATATAGAGCAGATGTTGTCCAGCCCTCCACAAGCAACGTAATTACCAGAGGGAGCATAAGCACAAGTCATCACCCAGGAAGACCTCAAAGGGATAGCATGCATCTGCAGAACAAACACAACATAAAAACTAAGATTACAAAAGTCATTGATTTTTCAAACCTATTTACGGTGAAGCAGATATTACTAAAActtaaatatatcttaaaaataagcaagtaaaataaagaatacaatgaactgagaaactgaataaaGAAAACCACAACGCACACTAAAATGCCCGTTATATTTTCTACATATTGCAAATCATTTGGATTTACTTCTTTTCAGAATAG
This genomic interval carries:
- the GNB4 gene encoding guanine nucleotide-binding protein subunit beta-4, producing the protein MSELEQLRQEAEQLRNQIQDARKACNDATLVQITSNMDSVGRIQMRTRRTLRGHLAKIYAMHWGYDSRLLVSASQDGKLIIWDSYTTNKMHAIPLRSSWVMTCAYAPSGNYVACGGLDNICSIYNLKTREGNVRVSRELPGHTGYLSCCRFLDDSQIVTSSGDTTCALWDIETAQQTTAFTGHSGDVMSLSLSPDMRTFVSGACDASSKLWDIRDGMCRQSFTGHVSDINAVSFFPNGYAFATGSDDATCRLFDLRADQELLLYSHDNIICGITSVAFSKSGRLLLAGYDDFNCNVWDTLKGDRAGVLAGHDNRVSCLGVTDDGMAVATGSWDSFLRIWN